A window from Glandiceps talaboti chromosome 15, keGlaTala1.1, whole genome shotgun sequence encodes these proteins:
- the LOC144446409 gene encoding transmembrane protein 127-like gives MPFTFQSMSRRYGRLNSFESLPRSRRIRPKQRERNIVAAILGMIAIATLATALAEPRWFYLHGTKCEYTYIGLYMFFSINSGNDLIMELCVTPDAVKILQAVISLCFISIAVSLFAFILDTFGPTTYYLKLIRRHAVGNIIAVILCAAINGFCYWVTALLEENIREHENLKKAPTSLVEVKFDIGFYLIAGAGGLSVIVVATNMLRRYPMCDDNGDDGRSDWENEFTDLPPTFAQSEASVQNLPAPPAYAP, from the exons ATGCCGTTTACTTTCCAAAGTATGTCTCGCCGATATGGTCGATTAAATTCGTTCGAGTCATTGCCCAGATCGAGACGAATTCGACCAAAACAGAGGGAAAGAAACATAGTTGCTGCCATTTTAGGCATGATTGCCATAGCTACATTAGCCACTGCGTTAGCTGAACCGAGGTGGTTTTATTTACACGGCACAAAATGCGAATACACGTACATAGGATTGTACATGTTTTTCAGCATAAACAGTGGAAACGACCTGA TAATGGAACTGTGTGTGACACCTGATGCTGTGAAAATCCTACAAGCTGTTATTTCACTATGTTTTATCAGTATTGCTGTATCATTGTTTGCCTTTATATTAGACACATTTGGACCCACTACATATTATCTTAAGCTCATCCGTAGACATGCAGTTGGCAATATTATAGCAG taataCTTTGTGCGGCCATAAATGGATTTTGTTATTGGGTGACAGCATTGCTAGAAGAAAACATAAGGGAGCATGAAAACCTGAAAAAGGCACCTACCAGTCTTGTGGAAGTCAAGTTTGATATTGGATTCTATCTTATTGCTGGCGCTGGTGGACTCTCAGTTATTGTTGTAGCAACAAATATGTTGAGAAGATATCCAATGTGTGATGACAATGGAGATGATGGCAGAAGTGACTGGGAGAATGAGTTTACAGATCTACCACCAACATTTGCACAGAGTGAAGCAAGTGTACAGAATTTACCAGCACCTCCTGCATATGCACCATGA
- the LOC144446525 gene encoding ras-related protein Rab-28-like encodes MSDSEDESPDRQFKIVVMGDGASGKTSLAMRYSQEQFGRQYKQTVGLDFFLRRLILPGNINVTLQVWDIGGQTLGGKMLDKYIFGAHGILLVYDITNYNSFENLEDWLANVKKVFTNQDKMPHLALVANKMDLEHMRTVKQEKHQKFAQENGMSTHFVSAKSGDAVNLCFQRIAAEICGIKLTKPELEQSARVVKADIVQYSNSEPVSRATHTQTRSSMCSIQ; translated from the exons ATGTCAGATTCAGAAGACGAGAGCCCAGATCGACAATTTAAAATAGTCGTCATGGGTGATGGTGCGTCAGGGAAG ACATCACTTGCAATGAGGTACTCCCAGGAACAATTTGGCAgacaatacaaacaaacagtGGGTTTAGATTTCTTTCTTAGAAGACTAATTTTACCAG GAAATATTAATGTTACATTACAAGTATGGGATATTGGTGGTCAAACACTGGGTGGAAAAATGTTAGATAAATACATATTTGGAGCACAT GGTATACTTttagtgtatgatattacaaattataataGTTTTGAAAATTTAGAAGATTGGCTTGCCAATGTCAAGAAGGTATTCACAAATCAAGACAAAATGCCACATTTAGCACTTGTAGCCAATAAAA TGGACCTAGAACATATGCGAACAGTTAAACAAGAGAAGCATCAGAAATTTGCTCAGGAAAACGGGATGTCCACCCATTTTGTGTCTGCCAAGTCAGGTGATGCG GTTAACCTATGTTTTCAGAGGATAGCAGCTGAAATATGTGGAATAAAACTGACAAAGCCAGAACTTGAACAGTCAGCG AGGGTGGTGAAAGCAGATATTGTCCAGTACAGTAATTCAGAACCTGTAAGTCGTGCAACTCATACACAGACAAGAAGTTCAATGTGCAGTATACAGTAA
- the LOC144446640 gene encoding signal recognition particle subunit SRP72-like, translating into MASTEVNLSALFTDLSRCGQNGDYSRGFKIANRILKESPGDEKAFHCKIVCLILQSEFKQALKTINENPKLSSDLVFEKAYCQYRLNQIKQALTTIKTVPNPDIRLKELLGQVLYRLENYQECMNVYRDVIKNTSDDYEEERQTNLSAVIAAAQIWGDTEIEDLGLEEDTYELCYNKACLLLGHGKIKEAKAKLEKAQELCRESFEDDPDMTEEDIEAELGVIKVQLAYVLQQQGKSDAALKLYNHVVKSRPSDIGLLGVACNNIVTINKDQNVFDSKKKMKSATADGLVHKLTEQQRTTIAFNQCLLLMYTNQSEAFKRLIKTLQTKYPDSDVPYLIETAQLCREKHANKAIQQLQKYVDDHSDVSLRITLLLAQLHLVQGNTGQGCEVLRSIEELQHQPGMVSALVSLYVSLEDIDTCIEILDSAVEYYRKNQSSDKILHALLKENADFKLKHGRSQQAVEMLEDLRSASPGDIRTLAQLISAYAQFNPKKAQELSEELPSIAESSENLDLEKLENSPYLFGSKHLKKAAKVPEKPETTEKKPVHQDLIQKKKKKKRRGKLPKSYDAGVDPDPERWLPRRERSYHKGRKKDKKGGGVGKGTQGASTSAMAEFDASKPSSTPSSPRAGTTTSAPTASAALNQPGPRQKAGQGARKKQKKKKGGNW; encoded by the exons ATGGCGTCCACTGAAGTGAACCTCTCAGCGTTGTTCACAGATTTGAGCAGATGTGGCCAAAACGGGGACTATAGCCGAGGATTTAAGATTGCGAATAGAA TATTGAAGGAGTCTCCAGGAGATGAGAAAGCTTTCCATTGTAAAATAGTTTGTTTAATTCTACAATCAGAATTTAAACAAGCCTTGAAGACTATCAATGAGAACCCTAAACTCTCCAG TGATTTGGTTTTTGAGAAGGCATACTGCCAGTACAGAttgaatcaaatcaaacaaGCACTGACCACTATCAAGACAGTACCAAATCCTGACATTAGGCTAAAAGAATTACTAGGCCAAGTG TTGTACAGACTGGAAAACTACCAGGAATGCATGAATGTGTATCGTGATGTCATCAAGAATACATCAGATGACTATGAAGAAGAAAGGCAAACCAATTTATCAGCTGTGATAGCAGCTGCTCAGATATGGGGAGACACAGAAATA GAGGATCTTGGCTTGGAAGAAGACACATATGAACTGTGCTATAATAAGGCTTGCTTACTGCTTGGACATGGCAAGATCAAGGAAGCCAAGGCCAAGCTAGAGAAAGCACAGGAACTTTGTAGAGAGAGTTTTGAAGATGATCCAGATATGACAGAAGAAGACATTGAAGCAGAATTAGGTGTCATAAAAGTACAGTTAGCATATGTGTTACAACAACAAGGCAAATCTGATGCCGCCCTCAAACTGTACAACCATGTTGTTAAATCAAG ACCTTCTGATATTGGACTTCTGGGTGTTGCCTGCAATAACATTGTAACAATTAATAAG GATCAAAATGTGTTTGACTCTaagaagaaaatgaaatcaGCCACAGCTGATGGGTTAGTTCACAAATTAACGGAACAACAAAGAACTACAATAGCTTTTAACCAGTGTCTTCTTCTCATGTACACCAATCAG TCTGAAGCATTTAAAAGGTTGATCAAGACATTGCAGACCAAGTACCCAGATAGCGATGTGCCATATTTGATAGAGACGGCTCAACTATGCCGAGAAAAACACGCCAACAAAGCTATACAACAGCTGCAG AAATATGTTGATGACCATTCAGATGTATCCCTTAGGATTACATTACTGCTAGCACAACTACATTTAGTGCAAG GTAACACTGGTCAAGGCTGTGAAGTATTACGTTCAATAGAAGAGCTACAGCATCAGCCTGGTATGGTGTCTGCATTAGTTTCTCTCTATGTGAGTCTTGAAGATATTGACACATGTATTGAAATACTGGACAGTGCAGTTGAATACTACAGAAAAAATCAA AGTTCAGACAAGATTCTTCATGCTTTGCTCAAAGAGAATGCTGATTTTAAACTCAAACATGGCCGTTCACAGCAAGCTGTAGAAATGTTAGAAGATCTGAGGAG tgCTAGTCCTGGAGATATACGTACTCTGGCTCAGCTCATATCTGCATATGCACAGTTTAATCCAAAGAAAGCCCAGGA ACTAAGTGAAGAGTTGCCATCAATAGCTGAATCCTCTGAAAACTTAGATCTGGAGAAATTAGAAAATTCACCATATCTCTTTGGAAGTAAACATTTGAAGAAGGCAGCAAAGGTGCCGGAGAAACCAGAAACAACGGAAAAGAAACCAGTTCATCAAGATCTCatacagaagaagaaaaagaagaagaggaGAG GAAAATTACCAAAGAGTTATGATGCCGGTGTTGACCCTGATCCAGAAAGATGGTTACCTAGAAGAGAAAGGTCATATCATAAGGGCAGAAAGAAGGACAAAAAGGGTGGTGGGGTTGGCAAAGGAACTCAAGGTGCTTCAACATCAGCAATGGCAGAATT TGATGCTAGTAAACCTTCAAGCACCCCAAGTTCACCTAGAGCAGGTACAACTACATCAGCCCCCACTGCATCAGCTGCACTAAATCAACCTGGACCAAGGCAGAAAGCTGGCCAAGGTGCAAGAAAGAAGCAGAAGAAAAAGAAGGGTGGAAATTGGTAA